Proteins from a single region of Jatrophihabitans sp.:
- a CDS encoding TetR/AcrR family transcriptional regulator, whose product MTTLEAAGPAGRPTPRRAVSRRTSNKEAAVLSSARELFCQRGFAATSIEAIAAVAQVSKQTVYTYFTTKDRLLEHVLKEFVDTGTKAWRAQYRDELPITGVEQLRAELRVLLTAVVRTLMNPDYLAIVRVIIAEAARRPELGTLFRQSIADAMLAAVRGVLSRVVPELRAGVKPELGARLVIGSVLPYVLLDGLLRPDRPQPPAPHQIDEVADVLAVMLCRP is encoded by the coding sequence ATGACAACGTTGGAAGCGGCCGGGCCCGCGGGCCGGCCCACCCCCCGGCGAGCTGTGAGCCGGCGCACCTCGAACAAAGAGGCCGCGGTCTTGAGCTCGGCACGCGAGCTTTTCTGCCAACGAGGCTTCGCGGCGACCTCGATCGAGGCGATCGCCGCGGTCGCGCAGGTGTCCAAACAGACGGTGTACACCTACTTCACCACCAAGGACCGGTTGCTCGAGCACGTCCTGAAGGAGTTCGTCGACACCGGCACCAAGGCCTGGCGCGCCCAGTACCGCGACGAGCTGCCGATCACCGGCGTGGAACAACTGCGCGCAGAGCTGCGGGTCCTGCTCACCGCCGTGGTGCGCACCCTGATGAATCCGGACTACCTCGCCATCGTGCGGGTCATCATCGCCGAGGCCGCGCGCCGGCCGGAGCTCGGCACGCTGTTTCGGCAATCCATCGCCGACGCGATGCTGGCCGCCGTCCGGGGCGTGCTAAGCCGGGTGGTTCCCGAGCTGCGTGCCGGCGTCAAGCCCGAACTCGGCGCGCGGCTGGTCATCGGCTCGGTGCTGCCCTACGTGCTGCTGGACGGGCTGCTGCGCCCTGATCGCCCCCAGCCGCCCGCGCCCCACCAGATCGACGAGGTCGCCGACGTGCTGGCCGTGATGCTGTGCCGGCCCTGA
- a CDS encoding M23 family metallopeptidase yields MRSRSARQAGAVAVAVAGMLLSLLSAPASAAPKPVNPSDAQLAAAQARKQQAARLLGTVSAQLVLLQGQLDRAAADTDAAIAVYDATNIALQGAVADLDAADRAVTAARGTVARARTQISNYVFSQYVYGRRPSLTAMLSSDDPNAALQAMAYQRYLSSAQQQQLATAQTNTVALSNAETGRKAALARAERLQKQADIQKTRALAKLSAFRQQRAEFARRRTELAQQTTAAAAKLAGLTNQRQAYERWQAEERARQAAERARQEAERARQAAERARQAAEWARQEEQRRQQQQQQRERERQAAANQPAPQPPPYNPPPYNPPASAPPPAAPPAPDDGQPWTLPLPAGSYYMSTCFCMRWGQFHPGADLAAPFGTPMYAIGAGTVVAAGPAQGFGNWVVIDHGNGYTSVYGHMRVLAVSPGQSVGVGQTIAYVASEGHSTGAHLHLEVRIGGASGPPVDPQVFLARRGVNL; encoded by the coding sequence GTGCGGTCACGCAGCGCACGGCAGGCCGGTGCAGTCGCCGTCGCCGTGGCCGGGATGCTGCTGAGCTTGCTCAGCGCCCCGGCGTCAGCGGCGCCGAAGCCGGTGAACCCCTCCGACGCCCAGCTCGCCGCCGCGCAGGCGCGCAAGCAGCAGGCCGCGCGACTGCTCGGCACGGTGTCGGCGCAGCTTGTCCTGCTGCAAGGCCAACTCGATCGAGCGGCGGCTGACACCGACGCCGCCATCGCCGTTTACGACGCGACCAACATCGCGCTGCAGGGCGCGGTCGCCGACCTCGATGCCGCTGACCGGGCGGTCACCGCCGCCCGGGGCACGGTCGCGCGGGCACGCACCCAGATCTCGAATTACGTGTTCAGCCAGTACGTCTACGGACGCCGGCCTTCGCTCACCGCGATGCTGTCCAGTGACGATCCCAACGCCGCTCTGCAAGCCATGGCCTACCAGCGTTATCTCAGCAGCGCCCAGCAGCAACAGCTGGCGACCGCCCAGACCAACACGGTCGCGCTGTCCAACGCCGAGACCGGCCGCAAGGCAGCGCTGGCCCGAGCAGAGCGCCTGCAGAAGCAAGCCGACATCCAGAAGACCCGGGCGCTGGCCAAGCTCTCCGCCTTCCGGCAGCAGCGGGCCGAGTTCGCCCGTCGCCGCACCGAGCTGGCCCAGCAGACCACCGCCGCCGCGGCCAAGCTCGCCGGACTGACCAACCAGCGCCAGGCCTACGAACGCTGGCAGGCCGAAGAACGCGCCCGCCAAGCCGCCGAACGCGCCCGCCAAGAAGCCGAACGCGCCCGCCAAGCCGCCGAACGCGCCCGCCAGGCCGCCGAATGGGCGCGCCAGGAGGAGCAGCGACGTCAGCAGCAACAACAGCAACGTGAACGCGAGCGGCAAGCCGCCGCCAACCAACCGGCTCCCCAGCCGCCGCCGTACAACCCACCGCCTTATAACCCGCCTGCCTCGGCCCCCCCGCCGGCTGCGCCCCCGGCGCCCGATGACGGCCAGCCCTGGACGCTGCCGCTGCCCGCCGGCAGCTACTACATGTCCACGTGCTTCTGCATGCGCTGGGGCCAGTTCCATCCAGGCGCGGACCTCGCCGCCCCGTTCGGCACCCCGATGTACGCGATCGGCGCGGGGACCGTGGTCGCGGCCGGGCCCGCGCAGGGTTTCGGCAACTGGGTGGTCATCGACCACGGCAATGGCTACACCTCCGTCTACGGCCACATGAGGGTCCTCGCGGTCTCGCCCGGCCAATCGGTCGGAGTCGGCCAGACCATCGCCTACGTCGCCAGCGAAGGCCACTCCACCGGCGCCCACCTGCACTTGGAGGTCCGCATCGGAGGGGCGTCGGGCCCGCCGGTCGACCCCCAGGTGTTTCTTGCCCGACGGGGCGTCAACCTCTGA
- a CDS encoding S8 family peptidase gives MRRSLPLLCAATMALSAFAVSVPGHAAVPANSPSAASTNAAAKSVANELVVGYVSGAAATDRARARDKVAARLAQRVVTASGARAEVELVRLPAGADQARAMRELKADPSVAYAEPNWVYTHAATATDPYYTNGSLWGMYGPNTTPANAYGSNAAAAWAAGQTGSSSVYVGIIDEGIQYTHPDLAGQVGNPLETANGVDDDGNGYVDDVYGWDFAGNDSSVYDGGTRGSSDDHGTHVSGTIGAKANNGAGVVGVNWNVRLISGKFLGRNGGTLANAVLAVDYFTGLKARGVNIVATNNSWGGGGFSQALMDAIERANRANILFIAAAGNGGSDQVGDNNDVTAHYPSTYTNSNVIAVAAITSTGTRASWSNYGATSVDIGAPGAAIWSSTAYNIYESYSGTSMATPHVTGAAALYASTHPGATAAAIKNALLSSAVPTASMSGITTTGGRLDAFAAMSK, from the coding sequence ATGCGCCGTTCTTTGCCCTTGCTGTGCGCCGCGACCATGGCCTTGTCGGCCTTTGCGGTGAGCGTTCCCGGTCATGCCGCTGTGCCGGCAAACTCCCCGAGCGCCGCTTCGACCAATGCCGCGGCCAAGTCGGTCGCCAATGAGCTGGTGGTCGGCTACGTCAGCGGCGCGGCGGCCACCGACCGGGCTCGGGCTCGTGACAAGGTCGCGGCCCGGTTGGCTCAGCGTGTGGTCACTGCCTCAGGTGCCCGCGCCGAGGTCGAGTTGGTCCGGTTGCCGGCCGGCGCCGACCAGGCGCGTGCGATGCGTGAGCTGAAGGCCGACCCGTCGGTCGCCTACGCCGAGCCGAACTGGGTCTACACCCACGCCGCGACCGCCACCGACCCGTACTACACCAACGGCAGCCTGTGGGGCATGTACGGCCCGAACACGACTCCGGCCAACGCCTACGGCAGCAACGCCGCCGCGGCCTGGGCCGCGGGCCAGACCGGCTCCTCCAGCGTCTACGTCGGCATCATCGACGAGGGCATCCAGTACACCCACCCGGACCTGGCCGGCCAGGTGGGCAACCCCCTGGAGACCGCCAACGGCGTCGATGACGACGGCAACGGCTATGTCGACGACGTCTACGGCTGGGACTTCGCCGGCAACGACAGCAGCGTCTACGACGGTGGCACCCGAGGCAGCAGCGATGATCACGGCACCCACGTCTCCGGCACCATCGGCGCCAAGGCGAACAACGGCGCGGGCGTGGTCGGGGTCAACTGGAACGTCCGGCTGATCAGCGGCAAGTTCCTCGGACGCAACGGTGGCACGTTGGCCAACGCAGTGCTGGCGGTCGACTACTTCACCGGTCTGAAGGCCCGTGGCGTGAACATCGTCGCGACCAACAACTCCTGGGGCGGCGGCGGTTTCTCCCAGGCGCTGATGGACGCCATCGAGCGGGCCAACCGCGCCAACATCCTGTTCATCGCCGCGGCCGGTAACGGCGGCAGCGACCAGGTCGGTGACAACAACGACGTGACCGCTCACTACCCGAGCACCTACACCAACTCCAACGTCATCGCCGTCGCTGCCATCACCAGCACCGGCACCCGGGCGAGCTGGTCCAACTACGGCGCGACCAGCGTCGACATCGGCGCGCCCGGTGCCGCGATCTGGTCCTCTACCGCGTACAACATCTACGAGTCCTACAGCGGCACCTCGATGGCCACCCCGCACGTGACCGGAGCAGCCGCGCTCTACGCCTCGACCCACCCCGGGGCGACGGCCGCCGCGATCAAGAACGCCCTGCTCAGCAGCGCCGTTCCGACCGCCTCGATGTCCGGCATCACCACCACCGGTGGTCGGCTGGACGCCTTCGCGGCGATGTCCAAGTAA
- a CDS encoding GTPase yields the protein MSRRSPELGARLEALGQAVELGERRCDPSLLAPARILLSRAAARRRLAPERTVVALAGGTGSGKSSLFNALAGEVLAPTGVRRPTTSRSRAAIWPAAGAGSAGTGSAGAGSAGTGSGGDDVAGLLDWLEVRDRHLVTGDAAGPGQPTLAGLVLVDLPDFDSTAAAHRLEAERMTEVVDLLVWVLDPQKYADAAVHQRYLRPLGAHREVMMVVLNKADRLDDDALDSCRRHLAQLLADDGLAGVPVLAASATRGDGLPQLRASLAERVTSSQVALARLHADADAAVTALEPLCAGKSRDAGREAARSEETLVRALAVAAGAGPVADAAGRSYRMRATASVGWPLTRWLSRLRPDPLRRLHLDADSSGVTSRPAATGAQRALVSNALRELVNDRTQGLAPDWQASATAVIEVRQNELPGELDQAVRTARLSHADRPLWWGGVRGLQWLFLLAAVAGLVWLATLAVFAYLQLPGPSLHVGRAPAPTLLLIGGLALGLLTSLLVRPFVAVGAARRRARARRSLDSGVREVARRSVLTPLAAELEAATAFCQALAAARR from the coding sequence GTGAGCCGGCGGTCCCCTGAACTCGGTGCTCGCCTGGAGGCGCTGGGTCAAGCCGTGGAACTCGGCGAACGCCGCTGCGACCCGAGCCTGCTGGCGCCGGCCCGGATCTTGCTGAGCCGGGCCGCGGCCCGGCGCAGGCTCGCTCCGGAGCGCACCGTGGTGGCGTTGGCCGGCGGCACCGGCAGCGGCAAGTCGAGCCTGTTCAACGCGCTGGCGGGTGAGGTGCTGGCCCCGACCGGTGTTCGGCGCCCGACCACTAGCCGGTCCCGCGCGGCGATCTGGCCCGCCGCCGGCGCTGGGTCAGCCGGCACTGGGTCAGCCGGCGCCGGGTCAGCCGGCACTGGGTCCGGTGGGGACGACGTCGCAGGCCTGCTCGACTGGCTGGAGGTCCGCGACCGGCACCTTGTGACCGGCGACGCCGCCGGACCAGGCCAGCCGACGCTGGCGGGGCTGGTGCTGGTCGACCTGCCCGACTTCGACTCGACTGCGGCGGCTCATCGGCTGGAGGCCGAGCGGATGACCGAGGTGGTCGACCTGCTGGTGTGGGTCCTGGACCCCCAGAAGTACGCCGACGCCGCGGTGCACCAGCGCTACCTGCGCCCGCTCGGGGCCCACCGCGAGGTGATGATGGTGGTGCTGAACAAGGCTGACCGGCTCGATGACGACGCCCTGGACAGTTGCCGGCGGCACCTGGCTCAACTGCTCGCCGATGATGGCCTGGCCGGGGTCCCGGTGCTCGCGGCCTCGGCTACCCGCGGCGACGGCCTGCCCCAGCTGCGCGCCTCACTGGCCGAGCGGGTCACGAGCAGCCAGGTCGCCCTGGCGCGGCTGCACGCCGACGCCGACGCCGCGGTGACCGCCCTTGAGCCGCTCTGCGCCGGAAAGTCGCGCGACGCCGGACGAGAAGCCGCACGCAGCGAGGAGACCCTGGTGCGCGCGCTGGCGGTCGCCGCCGGCGCCGGCCCGGTCGCTGACGCCGCCGGGCGCTCCTACCGGATGCGGGCCACCGCCAGTGTCGGCTGGCCGCTGACCCGCTGGTTGAGCCGGCTGCGGCCTGATCCGCTACGCCGGCTGCACCTGGACGCCGACTCCAGCGGGGTCACCTCGCGCCCGGCCGCCACCGGAGCCCAGCGCGCCCTGGTGTCCAACGCCTTGCGCGAACTGGTCAACGACCGCACGCAGGGACTGGCGCCCGACTGGCAGGCCTCGGCCACCGCGGTGATCGAGGTCAGGCAGAACGAGTTGCCCGGTGAGCTGGACCAGGCGGTGCGCACGGCCCGGCTGTCACACGCGGACCGGCCGTTGTGGTGGGGCGGAGTGCGCGGACTGCAGTGGCTGTTCCTGCTGGCAGCGGTCGCCGGGCTCGTCTGGCTGGCGACGCTGGCCGTCTTCGCCTACCTGCAGCTGCCTGGTCCCAGCCTGCACGTCGGGCGCGCTCCGGCGCCGACCCTGCTGCTGATCGGCGGGCTGGCGCTGGGATTGCTCACGTCGCTGCTGGTGCGCCCGTTCGTGGCTGTCGGCGCGGCCCGGCGGCGCGCCCGGGCTCGCCGGTCATTGGACTCGGGAGTGCGGGAGGTGGCCCGGCGCAGTGTGCTGACGCCCCTGGCCGCCGAACTCGAGGCCGCCACGGCGTTCTGCCAGGCGCTGGCCGCCGCCCGCCGCTGA
- a CDS encoding GTPase, with the protein MAGLVCDPTQAPAAAEHMTRLDKGAPSPLLAALRELRRATAELPLNLQTPGAAEARALRDQLVAQLEDYLIPRLEQQDAPLLVVIGGSTGAGKSTLVNALVGHEVSQAGVLRPTTRSPVLVFHPDDTGWFTGDRILPGLARTTGPEVAGDQPGRSLRLVAVPSLTPGLALLDAPDIDSLVESNRELAVQLLAAADLWLFVTTAARYADAVPWDLLRVARERATALAVVLDRMPPEALGEVDAHLRQLLDREGLADAPLLVVPEASLQNGRLPDSAVAPVRDWIGALAADASARAEVIRATMTGAINSLQLRGAGLASAVDAQEQAARELAQAVDEAYDQARATVGREVSDGTLLRGEVLARWQEFVGTGELMRTLESRIGWVRDRVVAAVTGRPSGAAPVEAALEMNLQGLLRDAAERAAATAAAAWSTRSDGKALLTGSPVKLDRASADIATHAEESVRIWQGEVLELVRAEGGDRRQLAKLASYGVNGAGSVMIVALFAQTGGLTGGEIAIAGGTAALSQKVLEAIFGDQAVRSLAVRAREALLRHVDSLLAADAQRFHDLVAAAAPPDGATARFRAAVHSVEAARAAR; encoded by the coding sequence ATGGCAGGGTTGGTGTGTGACCCGACCCAGGCGCCTGCCGCCGCTGAGCACATGACGCGACTGGACAAGGGCGCGCCATCGCCGCTGCTGGCAGCCCTGCGCGAGTTGCGCCGAGCGACCGCCGAGCTTCCGCTGAACCTGCAGACGCCCGGCGCCGCTGAGGCGCGGGCGCTGCGTGACCAGCTGGTGGCTCAGCTGGAGGACTACCTGATCCCCCGGCTTGAGCAGCAGGACGCCCCGCTGCTGGTGGTCATCGGCGGCTCCACCGGGGCAGGCAAGTCGACGCTGGTCAACGCCCTGGTCGGTCATGAGGTCAGCCAGGCCGGCGTGCTTCGGCCGACCACCAGGTCTCCGGTGCTGGTCTTCCACCCCGATGACACCGGCTGGTTCACCGGCGACCGGATCCTGCCGGGGCTGGCCCGCACCACCGGTCCCGAGGTGGCCGGCGACCAACCCGGCCGGTCCTTGCGCCTGGTCGCCGTGCCGTCGCTGACGCCGGGTCTGGCCCTGCTGGACGCCCCCGACATCGACTCCCTCGTCGAGAGCAACCGCGAGCTGGCGGTGCAGCTGCTTGCCGCGGCCGACCTCTGGCTGTTCGTGACCACGGCGGCCCGCTACGCCGACGCCGTGCCCTGGGACCTGTTACGGGTGGCGCGGGAGCGGGCCACCGCGCTGGCAGTCGTGCTGGACCGGATGCCGCCGGAGGCGCTCGGCGAGGTGGACGCGCACCTGCGGCAACTGCTCGACCGCGAGGGCCTGGCCGACGCGCCGTTGCTGGTGGTGCCGGAGGCGAGCCTGCAGAACGGCCGGCTGCCGGACTCGGCGGTCGCCCCGGTCCGCGACTGGATCGGCGCGCTGGCCGCCGACGCCTCGGCTCGGGCAGAGGTCATCCGGGCCACCATGACCGGCGCGATCAACAGCCTGCAACTGCGCGGAGCGGGGCTGGCCTCGGCGGTGGACGCCCAGGAGCAGGCGGCGCGAGAGCTGGCTCAAGCAGTGGACGAGGCCTATGACCAGGCACGGGCCACCGTCGGGCGAGAGGTGAGCGACGGCACGCTGCTGCGTGGCGAGGTGCTGGCCCGCTGGCAGGAGTTCGTCGGCACCGGAGAGTTGATGCGCACGCTGGAGTCCCGGATCGGCTGGGTGCGCGACCGGGTGGTCGCGGCGGTCACCGGCCGCCCGTCGGGCGCGGCGCCGGTGGAGGCGGCGTTGGAGATGAACTTGCAGGGCCTGCTACGTGACGCCGCCGAGCGGGCCGCTGCCACCGCGGCCGCGGCCTGGTCGACCCGCAGCGACGGGAAGGCGTTGTTGACCGGCAGCCCCGTCAAGCTGGACCGAGCCTCCGCTGACATCGCCACCCATGCGGAGGAGAGCGTGCGGATCTGGCAGGGCGAGGTGCTGGAGCTGGTGCGGGCTGAGGGCGGTGACCGGCGGCAGCTGGCCAAGCTGGCCTCCTACGGGGTGAACGGCGCCGGCTCGGTGATGATCGTCGCCCTTTTCGCCCAGACCGGCGGCCTGACCGGAGGCGAGATCGCCATCGCCGGCGGCACCGCGGCGCTGAGCCAGAAGGTGCTGGAGGCGATCTTCGGTGACCAGGCGGTGCGATCGCTGGCCGTTCGGGCCCGAGAGGCGTTGCTGCGCCACGTCGACAGCCTGCTTGCCGCCGACGCCCAGCGATTCCACGACCTGGTGGCAGCGGCGGCGCCGCCGGACGGGGCGACTGCCCGGTTCCGCGCCGCGGTGCACTCGGTCGAAGCCGCCCGAGCCGCCCGGTGA
- a CDS encoding PhzF family phenazine biosynthesis protein, with protein sequence MRVPLIQIDAFADALFAGNPAAVMPLGQWPADRLLQQVATENNLSETAFLVPELPAQATAPDAGQPAYALRWFTPAIEVDLCGHATLAAASYLFADVHPTAERLQFWTRSGWLHVTQEADGELTLDFPAEQSLPVDVDPILEQALGAPVWQSLQGSDLICVLDSAETVRRLAPDHHLLSRLQVRGVVVTSAGEGTDFDFVSRYFGVLAGVAEDPVTGSAHTQLVPLWAQWLGKTTLTAGQLSARGGTLRCRIAGDRVLLSGRCHRYLEGFASIPTW encoded by the coding sequence ATGCGGGTGCCCCTGATCCAGATCGACGCCTTCGCCGATGCGCTGTTCGCGGGCAACCCGGCCGCGGTGATGCCGCTGGGCCAGTGGCCGGCGGACCGCCTGCTGCAGCAGGTGGCCACCGAGAACAACCTGTCCGAGACAGCCTTCCTGGTGCCCGAGCTGCCGGCGCAGGCCACCGCGCCCGATGCCGGCCAGCCGGCGTACGCACTGCGCTGGTTCACCCCGGCGATCGAGGTCGACCTGTGCGGGCACGCCACCCTGGCGGCGGCGTCCTACCTGTTCGCCGACGTCCACCCCACCGCCGAGCGGCTGCAGTTCTGGACCCGCAGCGGCTGGCTGCACGTCACTCAGGAAGCCGACGGTGAGCTCACCCTGGACTTTCCCGCTGAGCAGTCGCTGCCGGTGGACGTCGACCCGATCCTCGAGCAGGCGCTGGGCGCTCCGGTCTGGCAGTCCCTGCAGGGATCGGACCTGATCTGCGTGCTGGACAGCGCCGAGACGGTGCGCCGGCTCGCGCCCGACCACCACCTCCTGAGCAGGCTGCAGGTGCGCGGAGTGGTGGTCACCAGCGCCGGCGAGGGCACCGACTTCGACTTCGTCTCCCGGTACTTCGGTGTGCTGGCAGGCGTGGCCGAGGATCCGGTCACCGGCTCGGCGCACACCCAGCTCGTCCCGCTGTGGGCCCAGTGGCTGGGCAAGACCACGCTGACGGCCGGCCAGCTCTCCGCGCGGGGCGGCACGCTGCGCTGCCGGATCGCCGGTGACCGGGTGCTGCTGAGCGGTCGCTGCCATCGCTACCTCGAGGGTTTCGCCTCGATCCCCACCTGGTGA
- a CDS encoding saccharopine dehydrogenase NADP-binding domain-containing protein, translating into MPERRFDIVLFGATGFTGRLTADYLARHAPAGCRWALAGRNQAKLEAVRAELSAIDGALAQLPLLSADTGDPASLAAVAASSRVVISTVGPYLRHGEPLVAACAEAGTDYLDLTGEPEFVDLMYARHHQQATRSGARLIHCCGFDSIPHDLGVFFTVGLLPDDVAITVDGVVRAGGRPSAGTVHSAVTAFSRVRGSAEAARARRQVEPRPQDRRARAARTAPRRVDGMWLLPLPTIDPQVVARSGRALARYGPDFTYHHYAGVRKLPVAVGSVAGMATLMGLAQLPPARRLLLSHFSSGTGPSERQRSASWFKVRFTATGGGHRVVTQVSGGDPGYDETAKMLAESALCVAFDDLPVTAGQVTTAVAMGQPLIQRLTRAGLRFAVLEQSVR; encoded by the coding sequence ATGCCTGAGCGCCGCTTTGACATCGTCCTGTTCGGCGCCACCGGCTTCACCGGGCGGCTGACCGCGGACTACCTGGCCCGGCATGCCCCGGCGGGTTGCCGGTGGGCGCTGGCCGGTCGCAACCAGGCCAAGCTCGAAGCCGTCCGGGCCGAGCTGAGCGCCATCGACGGCGCGCTGGCTCAGCTGCCGTTGCTGAGCGCCGACACCGGTGACCCGGCCTCGCTGGCAGCGGTGGCGGCCAGCAGCCGGGTGGTGATCAGCACGGTGGGGCCCTACCTGCGGCACGGGGAACCGCTGGTGGCGGCCTGCGCCGAGGCCGGCACGGACTACCTCGACCTGACCGGCGAGCCTGAGTTCGTCGACCTGATGTACGCCCGCCATCACCAGCAGGCGACGCGCTCGGGCGCCCGGCTGATCCACTGCTGCGGCTTCGACTCGATCCCGCACGACCTGGGCGTCTTCTTCACCGTCGGCCTGCTGCCCGATGACGTCGCGATCACCGTCGACGGGGTGGTGCGGGCCGGGGGCCGGCCGTCGGCCGGAACCGTCCACTCGGCGGTCACGGCCTTCTCGCGGGTGCGCGGCTCGGCCGAGGCTGCGCGGGCCCGCCGGCAAGTGGAGCCGCGACCGCAGGACCGGCGCGCGCGGGCGGCGCGAACCGCGCCACGTCGGGTGGACGGGATGTGGCTGCTGCCGTTGCCGACCATCGACCCCCAGGTGGTGGCCCGCTCAGGTAGGGCGCTGGCGCGCTATGGCCCGGACTTCACCTACCACCACTACGCCGGCGTCCGGAAGCTGCCGGTGGCGGTGGGCAGCGTGGCCGGCATGGCGACGCTGATGGGCCTGGCCCAGCTGCCGCCGGCCCGCCGGTTGCTGTTGAGCCACTTCTCCTCCGGCACCGGGCCGTCGGAGCGGCAACGGTCCGCGAGCTGGTTCAAGGTGCGATTCACTGCCACCGGCGGCGGTCATCGGGTGGTGACGCAGGTGTCCGGCGGTGACCCGGGCTATGACGAGACCGCCAAGATGCTGGCCGAGTCGGCGCTGTGCGTGGCCTTCGACGATCTGCCCGTCACCGCGGGGCAGGTCACCACCGCGGTCGCGATGGGTCAACCGCTGATCCAGCGGTTGACCAGGGCCGGCCTGCGGTTCGCGGTGCTGGAGCAGTCGGTTCGCTAG
- a CDS encoding general stress protein, producing the protein MAMSSNVSASIPRPGLDLEYPMSLGVYDSYEQAQKVVDYLSDNEFEVQNMAIVGTELKTVERVTGRITRTKVAAAGAMSGLWMGLFVGLAFSIFGDGNQLGFLISTPIFGAIFGLIWSQIGFAAITRGGTRDFSSVSQVVATKYEVLVEHRFAERARELLSAMPAGMMTIR; encoded by the coding sequence ATGGCTATGTCATCGAATGTCTCTGCGAGCATCCCGCGCCCCGGGCTTGACCTGGAGTACCCGATGTCACTGGGTGTCTACGACAGCTACGAGCAGGCCCAGAAGGTCGTTGACTACCTGTCCGACAACGAGTTCGAAGTCCAGAACATGGCGATCGTGGGCACCGAGCTCAAGACGGTCGAGCGGGTCACCGGCCGGATCACCCGCACCAAGGTCGCCGCCGCCGGCGCCATGTCCGGGCTCTGGATGGGGCTCTTCGTCGGACTGGCGTTCTCGATCTTCGGCGACGGCAACCAGCTCGGCTTCCTGATCAGCACCCCCATCTTCGGGGCGATCTTCGGCCTGATCTGGAGCCAGATCGGCTTCGCCGCGATCACCCGGGGCGGCACCCGGGACTTCTCCTCCGTCAGCCAGGTGGTCGCCACGAAGTACGAGGTGCTGGTCGAGCACCGGTTCGCCGAGCGGGCGCGTGAGCTGCTGAGCGCCATGCCGGCGGGGATGATGACGATCCGCTAG